A window of Ruminococcus champanellensis 18P13 = JCM 17042 contains these coding sequences:
- the ylxM gene encoding YlxM family DNA-binding protein has protein sequence MAKDLRFALLLDCYGSLLTERQAAYMELYYCEDLSLGEIAEDAGVSRQAVRDAVKRGEALLTEYEAKLGFAAQHTACVEKLEELQHRIGTLGGRIPPEQLSALADCAAQCRALIE, from the coding sequence ATGGCAAAGGATCTGCGGTTTGCGCTGCTGCTGGACTGCTACGGCTCCCTGCTGACGGAACGGCAGGCGGCATACATGGAGCTTTACTACTGTGAGGATCTTTCCCTGGGGGAGATCGCAGAGGACGCCGGGGTTTCCCGGCAGGCAGTGCGGGACGCTGTGAAGCGTGGCGAGGCGCTGCTGACGGAGTATGAAGCAAAGCTGGGCTTTGCCGCACAGCATACCGCCTGTGTGGAAAAGCTGGAGGAATTACAGCACCGGATCGGCACCCTGGGCGGACGCATCCCCCCGGAGCAGCTTTCGGCGCTTGCAGATTGTGCGGCACAGTGCCGGGCACTGATCGAATAA
- a CDS encoding glycogen/starch/alpha-glucan phosphorylase, with amino-acid sequence MTNYKDPNYLKQELLSRLRTQFNVTPSEASDKQVYQALSAMIVEILREKRQSFINKCHSNGRKQIYYLSMEFLMGRSLKTSLYNLELVEDISKILGEYDINLDKIYEYEPDAGLGNGGLGRLAACYMDALATQAYPAMGYSICYEYGIFKQHLENGWQTELPDNWLPGGSVWLDPRPELSIDVHFEGDLQEYWDKQYHYISHVNYSTVCAIPYDMYVSGYGSEGVSVLRLWTAKAPNFDMASFNKGDYEKALAGNSVANAISKVLYPNDNHLEGKSLRLRQQYFLCAASVGDIVNNHMSVYGTLDNFHEKVAIHINDTHPTLAIPELMRILLDDCGYTWEKAWHIVTNTFAYTNHTVMAEALEKWDVNLVRRIIPRIFSIIVEINNRYCAQLMERNGGDSAKTTSMSIIKDNQIHMATLCVVASHSVNGVSKLHSEIIKQSVFKDEYADSPMKFKNVTNGIAYRRWLYQSNPGLTALLREKIGSGFLKDGSELKKLSVFANDDAVLEQLRKIKRENKERFCKYVMQNSKFAIDPDTIFDVQVKRLHEYKRQHLNVMNILADYNMLLENPDMDFTPKTYIFAAKAAPGYYLAKQIIKMIWAISEEIRKNPKISKKLSVYFLEDYRVTLSELLMPASDISEQISLAGTEASGTGNMKLMLNGAITMGTLDGANVEIRDVVGDENIIIFGMKTEEVNALKAAGYRPEDYYNNNEVIRACINRMYKGINGCVFNDVADSLKNSDPYMVLADFDSYRAAQQRSSQLYQDTRKWTQMSLANIANAGVFSADRAVNEYAKEIWGL; translated from the coding sequence ATGACCAACTACAAAGACCCGAACTATCTCAAGCAGGAGCTGCTGAGCCGGCTCCGGACACAGTTCAACGTTACACCCAGCGAAGCATCCGACAAGCAGGTATATCAGGCGCTGTCCGCCATGATCGTGGAGATCCTGCGGGAAAAGCGCCAGTCCTTTATTAATAAATGTCACTCCAACGGCCGCAAGCAGATCTACTACCTGTCCATGGAGTTTCTGATGGGCAGATCCTTGAAGACCAGCCTGTACAATCTGGAGCTGGTGGAGGATATCAGCAAGATCCTGGGCGAGTACGACATCAACCTGGACAAGATCTATGAATACGAGCCGGACGCAGGGCTTGGCAACGGCGGTCTGGGCAGACTGGCTGCCTGCTACATGGACGCTCTGGCAACCCAGGCGTACCCGGCAATGGGCTACTCCATCTGCTACGAGTACGGCATCTTCAAGCAGCACCTGGAAAACGGCTGGCAGACCGAGCTGCCGGATAACTGGCTGCCCGGCGGCTCCGTATGGCTGGATCCCCGGCCGGAGCTTTCCATCGATGTACACTTCGAGGGGGATTTACAGGAATACTGGGATAAGCAGTACCACTACATTTCCCATGTGAACTACAGCACCGTCTGTGCCATCCCCTATGATATGTATGTATCCGGCTACGGCAGCGAGGGCGTTTCCGTGCTGCGGCTCTGGACGGCAAAGGCGCCCAACTTTGATATGGCAAGCTTCAACAAGGGGGATTACGAAAAGGCGCTTGCCGGCAACTCCGTTGCCAACGCCATCTCCAAGGTGCTGTACCCCAACGACAACCATCTGGAGGGCAAGTCCCTGCGTCTGCGGCAGCAGTACTTCCTGTGCGCTGCATCCGTGGGGGATATCGTCAACAACCACATGAGCGTATACGGCACCCTGGATAACTTCCACGAAAAGGTTGCCATCCACATCAACGACACCCACCCCACCCTGGCGATCCCGGAGCTGATGCGGATCCTGCTGGACGACTGCGGCTATACCTGGGAAAAGGCATGGCACATTGTTACCAACACCTTCGCCTACACCAACCACACCGTCATGGCGGAAGCCCTGGAAAAGTGGGACGTGAACCTGGTGCGCCGCATCATTCCCCGGATCTTCTCCATCATCGTGGAGATCAACAACCGGTACTGCGCACAGTTGATGGAGCGGAACGGCGGCGACAGCGCCAAGACCACCAGCATGTCCATCATCAAGGACAATCAGATCCATATGGCGACCCTGTGCGTGGTAGCATCCCACAGCGTCAACGGGGTTTCCAAGCTCCACTCCGAGATCATCAAGCAGTCCGTATTCAAGGATGAGTACGCTGACTCTCCCATGAAGTTCAAGAATGTGACCAACGGCATCGCATACCGCCGGTGGCTGTACCAGTCCAACCCGGGACTCACCGCCCTGCTGCGTGAAAAGATCGGCTCCGGCTTCCTGAAGGACGGCAGCGAGCTGAAAAAGCTCAGCGTGTTCGCCAACGATGACGCTGTTCTGGAGCAGTTGCGGAAGATCAAGCGGGAGAACAAGGAGCGGTTCTGCAAGTATGTGATGCAGAACAGCAAGTTCGCCATCGATCCGGACACCATCTTTGACGTACAGGTAAAGCGGCTCCACGAATACAAGCGGCAGCACCTGAACGTAATGAACATTCTGGCGGACTACAATATGCTGCTGGAAAATCCGGATATGGACTTTACCCCCAAGACCTATATCTTTGCGGCAAAGGCTGCACCGGGCTACTACCTGGCAAAGCAGATCATCAAAATGATCTGGGCCATTTCCGAGGAGATCCGCAAGAACCCCAAGATCTCCAAGAAGCTGTCCGTGTACTTCCTGGAGGATTACCGGGTGACCCTGTCCGAGCTGCTGATGCCCGCCAGCGATATTTCCGAGCAGATCTCCCTGGCAGGCACGGAGGCATCCGGCACCGGCAACATGAAGCTGATGCTCAACGGCGCCATTACCATGGGCACCCTGGACGGAGCAAACGTGGAGATCCGGGATGTGGTGGGCGACGAGAACATCATCATCTTCGGCATGAAGACCGAGGAGGTCAATGCGCTGAAGGCAGCCGGCTACCGGCCGGAGGATTACTACAACAACAATGAAGTGATCCGTGCCTGCATCAACCGGATGTACAAGGGCATCAACGGCTGCGTATTCAACGACGTGGCGGATTCCCTGAAAAACTCGGATCCGTATATGGTACTGGCGGACTTCGACAGCTACCGTGCCGCACAGCAGCGTTCCTCCCAGCTGTACCAGGATACCCGGAAGTGGACCCAGATGTCCCTGGCGAATATCGCCAATGCCGGCGTATTCTCCGCAGACCGGGCGGTCAACGAATACGCAAAGGAAATCTGGGGACTTTAA
- a CDS encoding leucine-rich repeat domain-containing protein: protein MKLKQTIAALAGAALLAAMPMSAYTYTAFAETDAFYTGSDASGQVETFTSGDYTYSLLTGKEDASQQAACLESCTSTEENLVIPETIDGYEVVALGDNTFMDNTTAKTITIPKTVIGTGLYTFFGCTGVTEYIVDPDNEYYEAVDGILYAEDQTYLVQYPIGKNPTEFTVPDKVYDIGNSAFAECKSLKTVTIPDSVKQIGVWAFAGCTALTSVTLPSTMTKIEDFCFAYDTAITEFNIPDTIQTICAGAFAGCKGMTAFKIPTACTTIEQAAFAGTSLESITVPETVTEIGFSALGYDLDENNQFVANPDFTIYSTAGSAAARYSIDSENDNHFTFVQISKEQTTGDATTRPNIEGVPVNNHTISQEDARVFTVIKAVILALIGVAIVALTVVGVVLSKRKHAASDASLPGASAPAEPEKDDDKEEQA from the coding sequence ATGAAACTCAAACAAACCATTGCCGCCCTGGCAGGCGCAGCGCTGCTGGCTGCCATGCCCATGAGCGCATACACATACACCGCCTTTGCAGAGACGGATGCCTTTTACACCGGCTCGGATGCCTCCGGTCAGGTGGAGACCTTCACCAGCGGCGACTATACCTACAGTCTGCTGACCGGGAAGGAGGATGCCAGCCAGCAGGCTGCCTGCCTGGAAAGCTGCACCTCCACGGAGGAGAACCTGGTGATCCCGGAAACCATTGACGGCTATGAGGTGGTGGCACTGGGGGACAATACCTTCATGGACAACACCACCGCCAAAACCATCACCATTCCCAAGACCGTCATCGGCACCGGTCTGTACACCTTCTTCGGCTGCACCGGCGTCACCGAATATATCGTAGATCCGGACAATGAATACTACGAAGCAGTGGACGGGATCCTCTATGCGGAGGATCAGACCTATCTGGTTCAGTATCCCATCGGCAAAAATCCCACGGAATTCACCGTGCCGGACAAGGTATACGACATTGGCAACAGTGCCTTTGCCGAGTGCAAATCCCTGAAAACCGTCACCATTCCCGACAGCGTCAAGCAGATCGGCGTGTGGGCGTTTGCAGGCTGTACCGCTCTGACCTCCGTGACCCTGCCCAGCACCATGACCAAGATCGAGGACTTCTGCTTTGCCTATGACACTGCCATTACAGAGTTCAACATTCCCGACACCATTCAGACCATCTGTGCCGGCGCCTTTGCCGGCTGCAAGGGCATGACCGCCTTCAAGATCCCCACCGCATGCACCACCATCGAGCAGGCGGCGTTCGCCGGCACCTCCCTGGAGAGCATCACCGTACCGGAAACCGTTACGGAGATCGGCTTCTCCGCCCTTGGATATGACCTGGACGAAAACAACCAGTTCGTTGCCAACCCGGACTTCACCATTTATTCCACCGCAGGCTCCGCCGCTGCCCGGTACAGCATCGACTCTGAAAATGACAACCATTTCACCTTTGTACAGATCTCCAAGGAGCAGACCACTGGAGATGCCACCACCCGCCCCAATATCGAGGGGGTGCCCGTGAACAATCACACCATCAGCCAGGAGGATGCCCGGGTCTTCACCGTCATCAAGGCAGTGATCCTGGCGCTCATCGGCGTTGCCATCGTGGCGCTGACCGTGGTGGGCGTGGTGCTCTCCAAGAGAAAGCATGCCGCTTCGGATGCTTCCCTGCCCGGGGCATCTGCACCGGCTGAACCGGAAAAGGACGACGACAAGGAGGAGCAGGCATGA
- a CDS encoding leucine-rich repeat domain-containing protein, which produces MKGTKLICAALSGMLLAALAVPCSADETHTAETYEGDGFTLSYQLEDAGAAVVGCSSDAVNVTVPDTLGGKPVTSVEESAFNSCGAIETVTLPDSVTLIGDGAFFGCTTLKSIALPKSLTKIGYQAFYYCADLESINLPESMQSIGDQAFLACLKLTTVTLPASLTSLGEYAFEGCEELTEIRVDPENQIYCDLEGVLFNEDMTRLIKYPDQHAGDSYTLPDSTTAIANWAFTGAKNLVSLDLNKATEIGKDAFYICTALEQITIPEGVTALPGTTFGGCTALKQVQLPDSLTELGDYCFVNCPELKDITIPGSVSTIGNYALGFTLDTETKTTAKVDGFTIHTRVGTAAASYAKENDIHYEKQGAKTGLALVIAGGVLLLAGAVILAIRLRGDKQNDAPEAATDTPKEQETPDAPEKE; this is translated from the coding sequence ATGAAAGGAACAAAGCTGATCTGTGCCGCCCTGTCCGGCATGCTGCTGGCTGCACTGGCTGTACCGTGCAGTGCGGATGAAACGCACACCGCCGAAACCTATGAGGGGGACGGCTTTACCCTGTCCTACCAGCTGGAGGATGCAGGAGCCGCCGTTGTGGGATGCTCCTCGGATGCGGTGAACGTGACTGTGCCCGATACCTTAGGGGGCAAGCCGGTCACTTCCGTGGAGGAGAGCGCATTCAATAGCTGCGGTGCCATTGAAACCGTGACCCTGCCGGATTCTGTGACCCTCATCGGGGACGGGGCATTTTTCGGCTGTACCACTCTGAAAAGCATTGCCCTGCCCAAGAGCCTGACCAAGATCGGCTACCAGGCATTCTACTACTGTGCCGATCTGGAGTCCATCAATCTGCCGGAATCCATGCAGAGCATCGGGGACCAGGCGTTTCTCGCCTGTCTCAAGCTCACCACCGTGACCCTGCCCGCCTCTCTGACCTCTCTGGGAGAGTATGCGTTTGAGGGCTGTGAGGAGCTGACGGAGATCCGGGTGGATCCGGAAAACCAGATCTACTGCGACCTGGAGGGCGTCCTGTTCAATGAGGATATGACCCGGCTCATCAAATATCCGGATCAGCACGCCGGGGACAGCTACACCCTGCCGGACAGCACCACCGCCATTGCCAATTGGGCGTTTACGGGTGCCAAGAATCTGGTAAGCCTGGATCTGAACAAGGCGACAGAGATCGGCAAGGATGCCTTCTACATCTGCACCGCCCTGGAGCAGATCACCATCCCGGAGGGGGTCACCGCCCTGCCCGGAACCACCTTCGGAGGCTGCACCGCCCTCAAACAGGTTCAGTTGCCGGATTCTCTGACGGAGCTGGGAGATTACTGCTTTGTGAACTGCCCGGAGCTGAAGGATATTACCATTCCCGGCTCTGTATCCACCATCGGGAACTACGCACTGGGCTTTACCCTGGATACGGAAACCAAAACCACTGCCAAGGTTGACGGCTTCACCATCCACACCCGGGTGGGTACCGCCGCTGCAAGCTATGCCAAGGAAAACGACATCCACTATGAAAAGCAGGGCGCAAAAACCGGCTTGGCTCTGGTGATCGCCGGCGGCGTGCTACTACTGGCAGGGGCTGTGATCCTGGCGATCCGGCTGCGGGGCGACAAACAAAACGATGCCCCGGAAGCCGCAACGGATACCCCCAAGGAACAGGAAACGCCGGACGCACCGGAGAAGGAGTAA